In Montipora foliosa isolate CH-2021 chromosome 9, ASM3666993v2, whole genome shotgun sequence, the DNA window CGTTTCAGTTACACAAGAGTTTCTGCTTGTAACGAGATGGCCTCAGTCGAGGTAGAAAAACTCTCGGAACATCTTTTAAAATGTCCAATTTGCCTGGAAACATACACGGTGCCCAAAGTTCTTCCATGCTTGCACACTTTTTGCCAGCACTGTCTTCAAGGACTTATCCACAGTGGAGAGAACATCATTATTTGTCCGACTTGTCGTTGCGACGTTTCCGTCCCCAAAGATGGCGTCGGGGCCTTGTCCACAAACTTCTTCATCAACAACATGTTAGACTTCCTATCCGTTGCAAAGAGCAATTCCAATCCCGTTGTATGCACTAACTGCGAGGAAAGCAACCGTGCGACCTCGAGATGTATCGAGTGCATGGAGTTCTTGTGCTCCCAGTGCGTTGCAGCGCATCGACGAACGCGCTTGACTAAAGAACATGAAGTGATCGCTTTGAACGACTTGCAAGCGCAAAAGGAAGTGCAGGAAAAACTCCACCGTCCGCTTCTCTGCGCTGTTCACGAGCGTGATGTGTTGAAATATTTCTGCGAGACCTGTGACCAGCCCGTTTGTCGTGAATGCCTGATAATTGAGCACAGAGAACACCATTATGGATATTTGAAGGATGTGGATAAAAAGCATCGTTCAGAGGTAAGAAAGttgtatacatatatataatggcaaatttctgtttcagtcttgatttaacaaaagaaaagctgacATTCCAACCTAATTAAGATCCTCACATGAACTCGTTTAGGGGAATCAACGATTTTTGTGACGTTCAATTAATAGGATTTTGCAAACGAAGGCCACAAAGCGATGTGTTTAATGACTAAAAAACAGTAGAGGTCGCCTGTTTTACATTTCGGCATATTTCTTTTCTAGACTATGCTGAACAAGAACTCAAAAAATATGACCCAAGTCAACGATTTGTGGAGGACATGAGCAATTGACGATGAATTTCTTATTCGCTCTGCAAACATTCGAGCCCCGTTCATACCAGATATAAATCTTGAATAATCTGCACACTGGAAACATATTTAAGACAAAGGTGGCTTAAAGTTAGatacttttatttgttattaaaATGAAGCCCCACGACATAAATCTTGGGACGTTCAGTATCTTTCGCAAGACGTTGGCATTCGACGTGCATACCGCCTGAAAGAGGATATTAGCACAAAAGTCTTAAGCACATTATTCGTACTCCCAAGGTTTCTTGCTTTCTCGGTACTTACGGTTGGAAGAATTTATCGTGTAATCGCCAGCAAAAAATCATGAGATTTTCTACCTTCTTCGTACAAGTGTAAACGTGTTCACCAATAACGGCACGTGATAACTTGTTTTGGTGAATATGTAGGAGAGTTGGTACACCTTTAGTGGTTGGAGATTTGTTGAGTCTCGTTCTTTCTTGGCTGCTTCTTGGCTACTTTGGTGAAATCGGTGAGGGCATAGAATGTTTATGAATTGAAGGCACTGCTGGTTTCCAACAATGGATTTTACCGATGTCACCAACATGTCTTAACAGCATCAGGCAATGTAGCAAAATGGCCTCATTGTTCTTTGAAAGAGCTGAATAGAAAATCGAGCGTCCGAGTTCTGATCGGTGCGTGTTTACTCGTGGTTAAACTTACACATGATTTGATTTGaactaattttaaaaaagtgtgtTACTGAAAAGAAGCAGCAATTTCTAACTTCGGCGATGGGAAGATGTTGAGTGTGGTGTTAGCAGAAGCAGAAATGTTAACAAAGGTTGGATAAAAAGTTGagctttttttaattaaagTTACCTTAAGAAGTCCCAATAACATGAAAACAACCTGCAAAATGGCTGACAAATGTTGATACTTGCATTGTTGGCCATCAATGTTGAACGCAGCTTTGTAGAATTACTGGTCATTACTGTATTCTCATGActcaatttgtttgttttgttttgttttgttttgtttttttgtcaatgTCTATGTTAGGTGGGAGTCTTGGTCATGAACACAAAGAAAAGAATTGGACCGCTAAAGGAGGCCATTGAAAAAGTCGCCGAGACGAGACAACGGCTCGACTGTAAGTTGGAAGAAGTACGACAAGAGGTGAATCAAAACTGCAAACGATGCAGGGAATTTATCCAAGAACGCGAAGATGAGATCCTCACCCATGTCAACAATATCTACcgcatgaaatccaaaacgctGGGAATACAACTCGATGAGCTTGAGATGATGTTAGGGAATTTGAACAGCAGCATCGATTTTACGGAGAATTTGCTTCGCCATGGAAACGAAGCCGAAGTTATGCTCGTGAAAAAACAAATGACACAACGCTTGCAGGACTTAAACAGCCAGAAATTAGAGTTTTTGCCGCTGGAAGACGACCTCATTGATTACATTTTTTCCACAGACGATTTCAGAAAAGCTGTTGCCCACATCGGCGAGGTGAAAGTTTATCATGCTTACCCGCCATATTGTTTTGCTACCGGTGTTGGAATCCACCGCGCCAAAGCAGGAGTGGAGGCGGTGTTTCTTGTCACTTCGAAAGACCGGATGAACGAGATTTACAGCGGCAATGGCGAGCCAATCAAGGTGGAGATCGAGCCACCTGAGGGAGATCCCGTTCCAAGTAAGTACTTTACCTTTTTACAGTCCCGAGGTTGCCAAGAAGACGAAATAAATCCATCTGAGCCAAAGCCTTCGATGTGGACCTCAGACTGTTCATAGTCAACCCAACTGACAATGAATAGTGTAAGCAATCTCGAAGTG includes these proteins:
- the LOC137969970 gene encoding E3 ubiquitin-protein ligase TRIM71-like, which codes for MASVEVEKLSEHLLKCPICLETYTVPKVLPCLHTFCQHCLQGLIHSGENIIICPTCRCDVSVPKDGVGALSTNFFINNMLDFLSVAKSNSNPVVCTNCEESNRATSRCIECMEFLCSQCVAAHRRTRLTKEHEVIALNDLQAQKEVQEKLHRPLLCAVHERDVLKYFCETCDQPVCRECLIIEHREHHYGYLKDVDKKHRSEVGVLVMNTKKRIGPLKEAIEKVAETRQRLDCKLEEVRQEVNQNCKRCREFIQEREDEILTHVNNIYRMKSKTLGIQLDELEMMLGNLNSSIDFTENLLRHGNEAEVMLVKKQMTQRLQDLNSQKLEFLPLEDDLIDYIFSTDDFRKAVAHIGEVKVYHAYPPYCFATGVGIHRAKAGVEAVFLVTSKDRMNEIYSGNGEPIKVEIEPPEGDPVPTHLIDNEDGTYTVSYQPIVRGSHQIKVTMRNININGSPFTVNVTGRMDFAKVGKVMACFGCEGTGGGEFNLPWDVAIDEENHHLIVTDCNNHRVQVFDFEGTFIFKFGSEGIEKGQFRNPKGVSRAANGHIMVADFNNHRVQVFNEDGRFIRMFGSFGLERPGHMNHPCGVECTAGELVIVSEQDNHRVQLFNMNGDPVRQFGSQGFSKGQFIYPHHVCLNQRGRIMVADCVNDRVQVFDMEGNCLSDFGKEGSQNGLFDGPEGVACDDEDNILVCDYHNHRIQVFNSNGEFVSTFGVFGEDEGCFKNPCGIAITKEGNIIVVDSGNNRIQVF